A genome region from Candidatus Eisenbacteria bacterium includes the following:
- a CDS encoding glycosyltransferase family 2 protein, translating to MSVLVPVKNEEHNVKACLDSVRWADEVVVVDSGSADETVAIARGIADRVLEHEYVNSAAQKNWSLPQLTHRWVLIVDADERVTPALRAEIESVLANPARADGYWIGRSNHFLGKPIRSAGWQRDRVLRLFDRTKGEYEPLHVHAEVVIRGRVESLRERLVHHTYRNLDAYFEKFGRYTRWSAEDLKKRGIRASGSRLLLRPWLRFLRMYVVEGGFREGRAGLVLCMLAAFSVFTKYARRWEDEIRGDGPGGRGPDTRR from the coding sequence CTGAGCGTCCTCGTCCCCGTGAAGAACGAGGAACACAACGTGAAGGCGTGCCTCGACTCCGTGCGCTGGGCGGACGAGGTCGTGGTGGTGGACTCGGGGAGCGCGGACGAAACGGTCGCGATCGCGCGCGGAATCGCCGACCGCGTGCTCGAGCACGAGTACGTGAACTCGGCCGCGCAGAAGAACTGGTCGCTGCCGCAGCTCACGCACCGGTGGGTCCTGATCGTGGACGCGGACGAACGGGTCACCCCCGCGCTCCGAGCCGAGATCGAGTCCGTGCTCGCGAATCCGGCGCGCGCGGACGGCTACTGGATCGGACGCTCGAACCACTTCCTCGGGAAGCCGATCCGCTCCGCCGGCTGGCAGCGGGACCGCGTGCTCCGGCTCTTCGACCGGACGAAGGGGGAGTACGAGCCGCTCCACGTGCACGCCGAGGTCGTGATCCGGGGACGCGTGGAGAGCCTGCGCGAGCGCCTTGTCCACCACACGTACCGGAACCTGGACGCCTACTTCGAGAAGTTCGGCCGCTACACGAGGTGGTCCGCGGAGGACCTGAAGAAGCGGGGCATCCGCGCGTCCGGCTCGCGGCTCCTCCTGCGGCCGTGGCTCCGCTTCCTCCGCATGTACGTGGTCGAGGGAGGCTTTCGCGAGGGGCGCGCGGGCCTCGTGCTCTGCATGCTCGCGGCGTTCTCGGTCTTCACGAAGTACGCGCGCCGATGGGAGGACGAGATCCGCGGGGACGGGCCCGGGGGCCGGGGACCGGACACGCGGCGTTGA
- a CDS encoding glycosyltransferase family 4 protein, with amino-acid sequence MTRKPAGASRSLRVLHLDSERTWRGGERQVLELMRRQRGMGDEPHLAAPAGSAIATRAAAEGIPVHPVAMRGTWDAGSVAAVAKLHRSIRPHVAHWHAARAHAIGALAALLAPGPARVLSRRVDFPVRRSPGSRLLYSLPIDAILAISEGVRQALLASGVPDSLIRVVPSGIDLAPHARPRDRAAIRAREGLAEGEILVLQVAALAPHKSQHDLLRAARAAIDRRPELRFWIAGEGALRGELERERDALSLGDRVRFLGFREDVFDLLAAADLFCVSSYLEGMGTSTLDAMAAGLAVVATRVGGIPEIVEDGVTGVLVEPRDPEALARALAELAGDGPRRERMGEEARIKVRDFSADRTAERTRRAYDAALARLTQ; translated from the coding sequence GTGACCCGCAAGCCGGCCGGCGCCTCGCGGTCGCTACGGGTCCTCCATCTCGATTCGGAGCGCACGTGGCGCGGAGGGGAGCGTCAGGTGCTCGAGCTCATGCGGCGCCAGCGCGGCATGGGCGACGAGCCGCACCTCGCCGCTCCGGCCGGGTCCGCCATCGCGACGCGGGCCGCGGCCGAGGGAATCCCGGTCCACCCCGTCGCGATGCGCGGCACCTGGGACGCCGGATCGGTGGCCGCGGTGGCGAAGCTCCATCGCTCGATCCGCCCGCACGTCGCGCACTGGCACGCGGCGCGCGCGCACGCGATCGGCGCGTTGGCCGCGCTCCTGGCGCCCGGTCCGGCGCGCGTCCTCTCGCGGCGCGTGGATTTCCCGGTCCGCCGCTCCCCGGGAAGCCGCCTTCTCTATTCGCTTCCGATCGACGCGATCCTCGCGATCTCCGAGGGCGTGCGGCAGGCGCTCCTCGCGAGCGGGGTTCCGGACTCCCTGATCCGGGTGGTTCCGAGCGGGATCGACCTCGCGCCGCACGCGCGGCCGCGGGACCGTGCCGCCATCCGTGCGCGCGAGGGACTCGCGGAGGGCGAGATCCTCGTGCTCCAGGTCGCCGCGCTCGCGCCGCACAAGTCGCAGCACGATCTCCTCCGCGCGGCGCGGGCCGCGATCGACCGGCGCCCCGAGCTCCGGTTCTGGATCGCGGGCGAGGGCGCGCTCCGGGGCGAGCTGGAGCGCGAGCGCGACGCGCTCTCGCTCGGCGACCGGGTGCGATTCCTGGGATTCCGCGAGGACGTGTTCGATCTCCTGGCGGCGGCGGACCTCTTCTGCGTCTCTTCGTATCTCGAAGGAATGGGAACCTCGACGCTCGACGCGATGGCCGCGGGGCTCGCGGTCGTCGCGACGCGCGTCGGGGGGATTCCGGAGATCGTGGAGGACGGCGTCACGGGGGTTCTCGTCGAGCCGCGCGACCCGGAAGCGCTCGCCCGCGCGCTCGCGGAGCTGGCCGGGGACGGGCCCCGACGGGAACGAATGGGAGAGGAAGCGCGTATCAAGGTCAGGGACTTTTCGGCCGATCGGACGGCGGAGCGGACGCGCCGCGCCTACGACGCCGCCCTGGCGCGATTGACCCAATGA
- the rseP gene encoding RIP metalloprotease RseP yields MSDFLPVLFYGALILGVLVLVHELGHFLVAKWLGVRVLQFSIGMGPRVVGFRRGGTDYRISALPLGGYVRMAGDTPEAEERTGASDEFLSKPWWARALITAAGPLANLFFALLLNIGIFLGGVEGRDYTTRISNVKAGSMAERIGLQSGDHIVSYAGMPARTVSELSSAMDRATLDKQSKPLPLHVERNGSEAVLLLDPREIPQFAEGVDWDMGTTIGQVLIGYPAYEKGLKEGDEILRIDGNRVSIWSQLSAELRSKPDTERTLTVRRGERVFDVRLRTSPEGTIGISAPETLTFHQTFPPLEAVQMGASQTAWVTGQIYAGLWSFVSDPVRLHNTVAGPIAIAQVARQQAAGGIQQLVTFAAFISLALMVMNLLPIPILDGGHILFAVIEGIRKRPLSLKTQLAFQRVGLFVLIGLVVFAFSNDISRVGKRQRAEADIDRRLRTTTPGDTAASTPGP; encoded by the coding sequence ATGAGCGATTTCCTGCCCGTCCTGTTCTATGGCGCCCTGATCCTCGGGGTCCTGGTCCTGGTCCATGAGCTGGGACACTTCCTCGTCGCCAAGTGGCTCGGCGTCCGGGTGCTCCAGTTCTCGATCGGAATGGGCCCGCGCGTCGTCGGATTCCGCAGGGGCGGCACGGACTACCGGATCTCGGCCCTTCCGCTCGGCGGCTACGTGCGCATGGCGGGGGACACGCCCGAGGCCGAGGAGCGGACGGGCGCCTCGGACGAGTTCCTCTCGAAGCCGTGGTGGGCGCGCGCCCTCATCACCGCGGCGGGGCCGCTCGCGAATCTCTTCTTCGCGCTCCTTCTCAACATCGGGATCTTCCTCGGCGGTGTCGAGGGACGGGACTACACCACGCGCATCTCGAACGTGAAGGCCGGCTCCATGGCCGAGCGCATCGGCCTTCAGTCGGGAGATCACATCGTGAGCTACGCGGGGATGCCCGCGCGCACGGTCTCCGAGCTGTCGAGCGCGATGGACCGGGCGACGCTCGACAAGCAGTCGAAGCCCCTCCCGCTCCATGTCGAGCGAAACGGGAGCGAGGCCGTGCTCCTCCTCGATCCCAGGGAGATTCCCCAGTTCGCCGAGGGGGTCGACTGGGACATGGGGACCACGATCGGCCAGGTGCTGATCGGATATCCCGCGTACGAGAAGGGGCTGAAGGAAGGCGACGAGATCCTTCGCATCGACGGGAATCGTGTGAGCATCTGGAGCCAGCTCTCGGCGGAGCTTCGGAGCAAGCCCGACACGGAGCGCACGCTGACCGTCCGCCGCGGCGAGCGGGTGTTCGACGTGAGGCTCCGGACCTCTCCCGAAGGAACGATCGGCATCTCCGCTCCCGAGACGCTGACGTTTCACCAGACCTTCCCGCCGCTCGAGGCGGTGCAGATGGGGGCGAGCCAGACGGCCTGGGTCACGGGGCAGATCTACGCGGGGCTCTGGAGCTTCGTCAGCGATCCCGTGCGGCTCCACAACACCGTCGCGGGCCCCATCGCCATCGCGCAGGTCGCGCGGCAGCAGGCGGCGGGGGGTATCCAGCAGCTGGTCACCTTCGCGGCCTTCATCAGCCTCGCGCTCATGGTGATGAACCTCCTGCCGATCCCCATCCTCGACGGCGGACACATCCTCTTCGCGGTCATCGAGGGAATCCGGAAACGACCTCTCTCGCTCAAGACGCAGCTCGCGTTCCAGCGGGTCGGACTGTTCGTCCTCATCGGCCTGGTGGTCTTCGCGTTCTCCAATGACATCAGCCGCGTCGGCAAGCGACAGCGCGCGGAGGCGGACATCGACCGGCGGCTCCGGACGACGACGCCGGGAGACACGGCCGCCAGCACGCCCGGGCCCTGA
- a CDS encoding glycosyltransferase has protein sequence MKVALFGAFDPAYPRTVVIRQALESAGVEVCAVHAPPRAGAFSRAARLLAGWLSGSRGVNAVVVPSFGHRDVPLATLLARLSGVPVLFDPLVSRWDTQVGDLERVRSRGIGAWRLRQNDRLSLSIPDLVLCDTWEHGDFFASEFGVPKRKLARIPVGADRLAFERGDARARAAAVAGAGASRSAGGPLEVIYVGGFLPLHGVDTVVEAATLLERRGVGPRSVRLTLVGGGMTAHRAERDIAARGLRSVRRIERVSYPRAIDLLAGADVALGIFGTTPKAGRVVPHKVWQSLALGVPVVTRRSRASAEFFRSGEHLVEVPPGDPAALADAIERLARDPEARARIGASGREAARAQGSPERIAPLLLDAVQRAWSATAPKGKR, from the coding sequence TTGAAGGTCGCCCTGTTCGGCGCGTTCGATCCCGCCTACCCGAGGACCGTCGTGATCCGCCAGGCGCTCGAGAGCGCCGGCGTCGAGGTGTGTGCCGTCCACGCGCCTCCCCGCGCGGGGGCCTTCTCGCGAGCTGCCCGGCTTCTCGCCGGCTGGCTCTCGGGCTCGCGCGGCGTGAACGCGGTCGTCGTTCCCTCGTTCGGACACCGGGACGTTCCGCTCGCCACGCTCCTGGCGCGCCTCTCGGGCGTGCCGGTTCTCTTCGATCCGCTCGTGTCGCGCTGGGACACGCAGGTGGGGGATCTGGAGCGCGTGCGTTCGCGCGGCATCGGCGCATGGCGGCTGCGCCAGAACGACCGGCTCTCGCTCTCCATCCCGGATCTCGTGCTCTGCGATACGTGGGAGCACGGCGACTTCTTCGCCTCGGAGTTCGGCGTCCCGAAGCGGAAGCTCGCGCGCATCCCGGTCGGCGCGGACCGCCTGGCGTTCGAGCGCGGCGACGCGCGGGCACGAGCCGCGGCGGTGGCTGGGGCTGGGGCGTCGCGCTCGGCCGGCGGCCCCCTGGAGGTGATCTACGTCGGCGGATTCCTCCCGCTCCACGGCGTGGACACGGTGGTCGAGGCCGCGACCCTCCTCGAGCGCCGCGGTGTCGGCCCGCGATCCGTGCGGCTCACGCTCGTCGGCGGCGGCATGACGGCGCATCGCGCCGAGCGCGACATCGCCGCGCGCGGCCTTCGCTCCGTGCGGCGGATCGAGCGCGTGTCCTATCCCCGCGCCATCGATCTCCTCGCCGGCGCGGACGTCGCGCTCGGCATCTTCGGCACGACCCCGAAGGCCGGCCGCGTCGTGCCGCACAAGGTGTGGCAGTCGCTCGCGCTCGGCGTGCCGGTCGTCACGCGGCGGTCCCGCGCGTCCGCGGAGTTCTTCCGGAGCGGCGAGCACCTGGTCGAGGTACCCCCGGGGGACCCCGCGGCCCTCGCCGACGCGATCGAGCGGCTGGCGCGGGACCCCGAGGCGCGGGCGCGGATCGGAGCGTCCGGACGGGAAGCGGCGCGCGCGCAGGGATCGCCGGAGCGGATCGCGCCGCTCCTCCTCGATGCGGTCCAGCGCGCGTGGAGCGCCACCGCGCCGAAGGGAAAGCGGTGA